From one Anopheles cruzii chromosome 3, idAnoCruzAS_RS32_06, whole genome shotgun sequence genomic stretch:
- the LOC128271077 gene encoding ribosome-releasing factor 2, mitochondrial: MLCNRLPAVLLPELRTGCRFPCPRPALIHARSAHGADGGTINESHLRNIGILAHIDAGKTTTTERMLYYSGRTNSLGEVHHGNTVTDFLQQERERGITICSAAVCFDWKEHRINLLDTPGHIDFTMEVEQSLGAVDGTVVILDGSAGVEAQTVTVWGQANRHQLPRLVYVNKMDKASADFNGCLVEIRNKLGAVPVPLQMPIKKDGKLLGVIDVLSSCQVIWDLESKGRAYHTAPITDPDDKSRVRQQLYELIDLLSGMDDHLAQAIIEAESMEKVPLKLLLDALRNCTVKQQIVPVLLGSSYKNVGVQLLMDSVLNFLPASNERNHVYNCFGNDFVGKVFKVTHDKQRGPITMIRAFRGVLKKNSKFFTATGSTETVQRIYEPLADEYREVDSFSAGNIGLCAGPKATTTGDLVVASSTVLKKALKKLSTDAVETTEEHHLLLSQKLGLQTAVPDAVYFCSIEPPSSGQQTALDNALREIQREDPSLRVRFDEVTGQTVLGGMGQLHLEIVKSRILTEYRIDADLGPLQIAYKEALQEPCRGQWTAEKDIAGSKQYVQVDMTIAPGTAVDTAHCVVLDNSSEAQDNLKLVRPRQMAYFRKGALAAMQRGPKVGGQMAICTLKLHSLTIGKGTADPFIMAAAAQCIKSVLSGANCRLLEPDMFLEIVTPCQYLAPIMADLSRRRAQIQDVAPRGKESKVLKVNAPLAELADYSTVLRTISSGTASVSMEPNGHSLLNDSEESIALRRSFGLE; this comes from the exons ATGTTGTGCAACCGGCTACCGGCGGTTCTTCTGCCGGAACTACGAACAGGTTGTCGTTTTCCGTGTCCACGACCCGCCCTTATCCATGCGAGATCTGCGcacggtgccgacggtggcacgATCAACGAAAGCCACCTCCGGAACATCGGCATTCTGGCGCACATCGATGCCGGTAAAACGACAACCACGGAACGCATGCTGTACTACTCCGGGCGAACCAACAGCCTCGGCGAAGTGCACCACGGAAATACCGTGACCGATTTTCTTCAGCAGGAACGCGAGCGTGGCATAACCATCTGCAGTGCGGCCGTTTGTTTTGACTGGAAAGAGCACCGCATAAATCTGCTCGACACCCCGGGGCACATAGACTTCACCATGGAGGTGGAACAATCGCTCGGTGCCGTCGACGGTACAGTGGTCATACTGGACGGTTCGGCGGGTGTGGAAGCACAAACCGTCACCGTTTGGGGTCAAGCGAATCGCCACCAGCTGCCTCGGTTGGTGTACGTAAATAAAATGGACAAGGCTAGTGCCGACTTTAACGGGTGCCTAGTTGAGATCAGGAACAAGCTGGGCGCTGTACCGGTGCCACTGCAAATGCCAATTAAAAAGGATGGCAAGCTGTTGG GTGTAATAGATGTACTTTCATCGTGTCAGGTTATTTGGGATTTAGAAAGCAAAGGACGGGCCTATCACACGGCACCAATAACCGATCCGGACGACAAAAGCCGTGTGCGACAGCAGCTTTACGAGCTGATAGACCTGCTGTCCGGCATGGATGACCATTTGGCGCAAGCAATAATCGAAGCGGAAAGTATGGAGAAAGTACCATTGAAACTACTTCTAGATGCATTGCGGAACTGCACCGTTAAGCAG CAAATCGTTCCCGTTCTGCTCGGTTCTTCGTACAAAAACGTCGGTGTACAGTTGCTGATGGACagtgttttgaattttcttccAGCCTCCAACGAACGGAACCATGTTTACAATTGTTTCGG GAACGATTTCGTGGGCAAAGTATTTAAGGTAACGCACGATAAACAGCGTGGCCCAATCACGATGATACGCGCTTTTCGCGgagttttaaagaaaaattcaaaGTTCTTCACGGCCACTGGTAGCACGGAGACGGTGCAACGCATTTACGAACCACTTGCCGATGAGTACCGGGAAGTTGATTCGTTCAGTGCCGGTAACATTGGGTTATGTGCTGGTCCGAAGGCAACGACCACCGGTGATCTGGTCGTAGCGAGTTCGACCGTGCTGAAGAAGGCACTCAAAAAACTATCGACGGACGCCGTGGAAACAACGGAAGAGCACCACCTTTTGCTATCGCAAAAATTGGGTCTTCAAACGGCGGTACCGGATGCTGTATATTTTTGCTCCATCGAACCCCCCTCGTCGGGACAACAGACGGCGCTGGACAATGCGCTTCGCGAAATTCAACGCGAAGATCCGAGTCTGCGGGTGCGCTTTGATGAAGTCACTGGCCAGACCGTCCTCGGTGGTATGGGTCAGCTCCATTTAGAGATCGTAAAGTCACGCATTCTAACCGAGTATCGGATAGACGCGGACCTTGGCCCACTGCAAATTGCGTATAAGGAGGCACTACAGGAGCCTTGCCGTGGACAGTGGACGGCAGAGAAAGACATTGCCGGCAGCAAACAGTACGTTCAGGTTGACATGACAATCGCTCCCGGTACCGCCGTGGACACTGCGCACTGTGTCGTGCTTGATAACAGCAGCGAGGCGCAGGATAACCTCAAACTGGTGCGCCCTAGGCAGATGGCATACTTCCGAAAGGGAGCACTGGCAGCAATGCAGCGAGGACCGAAAGTGGGCGGGCAGATGGCGATTTGCACACTGAAATTGCACTCGCTAACGATCGGAAAAGGTACGGCCGATCCATTCATAATGGCAGCCGCTGCACAGTGCATCAAAAGTGTCCTTTCAGGCGCGAACTGTAGATTACTGGAGCCGGATATGTTCCTTGAAATCGTGACGCCGTGCCAGTATCTGGCTCCGATCATGGCCGATCTGAGTCGCCGCAGAGCGCAAATACAGGATGTTGCGCCCCGCGGAAAGGAGAGCAAAGTGTTGAAAGTTAATGCCCCGCTGGCGGAGTTGGCAGACTATTCGACGGTGCTGCGCACGATAAGCTCCGGTACGGCCAGCGTATCGATGGAACCGAACGGCCACTCACTGCTTAACGATTCCGAAGAGTCGATCGCACTGAGGCGCTCGTTTGGTTTGGAATAA
- the LOC128273394 gene encoding cytochrome c oxidase assembly protein COX20, mitochondrial, with protein sequence MAESQLPPAEVDPEFDPPKRSSTIFGRDISMIPCFRSSFLYGISFGIGVGFLAFLKTSRPQLSTHIGFGTFMATTIGYWFPCRYAWSKQKFDMAQLQEALKQQALYEGTEKERELDVKLGHA encoded by the exons ATGGCTGAAAGCCAGTTACCACCGGCGGAAGTGGACCCTGAATTCGACCCGCCGAAGAGG AGCTCTACAATTTTCGGGCGCGATATCAGCATGATACCCTGCTTTCGTAGTAGTTTCCTGTATGGCATCAGCTTCGGCATCGGTGTCGGCTTCTTGGCCTTCCTAAAAACGTCCCGGCCACAGCTCTCAACGCATATCGGATTCGGTACGTTCATGGCCACGACGATCGGTTACTGGTTCCCGTGTCGCTACGCTTGGTCGAAGCAAAAGTTTGACATGGCCCAGCTCCAGGAGGCACTTAAGCAACAAGCGCTCTACGAGGGCACAGAAAAGGAGCGAGAATTAGACGTGAAACTTGGGCACGCTTGA